In one window of Nesterenkonia sandarakina DNA:
- a CDS encoding SH3 domain-containing protein: protein MPKKLSSAVVGTLAVGLTMPLTANAAAADTAPLNAMPLPATGVDAPAMNASGLSTVDISATRNATQFRFPLAQRSYSYTSPYGPRCMPAPGASTWHLGQDLGAADGSPIYSVAEGTVVRTFNGNRYNAGYVVIEHRVDGKTFHSAYYHMWDANSHVRVGQSVQAGQTIARIGNSGPSTGPHLHLEIWEGAWINGTSHDPTTWLAQRGVNLRAGATTVLNISTPSSCDYYTSTSTALRSTASSSGAVITQLGAGTALTAAPGAISNSMLRVTANGRTGWVAHSAVTPNRPAGTVPASSAPQGTSITPTKYRTTASLNARSGPGTNYAVQQGLASGTEVTVIATHGSWLKFSRNGQTVWSHSDFMTKVATTPTTPTTAASGTYKVQAGVSLRARSGPGTSNSIVKVLDPGTTVSVTGKNGDWFSYRDGSRTLWLQGSFLEQVMTTPTTPTTAASGTYKVQAGVSLRARSGPGTSNSIVKVLDPGTTVSVTGRNGEWFSYRDGSRTLWLQATWLDQVTTPTTAASGTYQVQSGVSLRARSGPGTSNSIVKVLNPGTTVSVTGRNGEWFSYRDGSRTLWLQATWLDQVSASSGSSSNTGSTTAASGTYKVQSGVSLRARSGPGTSNSIVKVLNPGTTVSVTGRNGEWFSYRDGSRTLWLQATWLDQVTTPTTAASGTYQVQSGVSLRARSGPGTSNSIVKVLNPGTTVSVTGRNGEWFSYRDGSRTLWLQATWLDRVTTSTGAGSGTETIPGGPESSSSTPTTSSGQYTVKSGVNLNARTGASTSSSSAKVLAPGTRISITGEQNEWVSFKDGSRTLWVHSGYLDQASANQDAERTSAASGAYRVKNGVSLRARSGASTSSSIVKVLNPGTTVEITGKNGAWFSYKDGSQTLWVQASFLDQVTGSTGNGSSSNTGSNAGSNTGSSSTSAASGTFQVKSGVNLNARTGASATSSSAKVLAPGTKISITGKQGDWVSYKDGSRTLWVHSGYLTQASGSSSNGSGSGSSSNTGSNTGSSSTSAASGTFQVKSGVNLNARTGASATSSSVKVLAPGTRISITGKQGDWVSYKDGSRTLWVHSDYLTQASGSSSNGSGNGSSNTGSNSGSSSNTGSNSGSSSGSTGSTTSASGKYHVKNNVYLNARSGPATSHPIVLNLNPKREFEITGRSGNWVSFVFSGKTVWVDSTYINSGPASSSGSSSSGSSSSGSSNSGSSSSTPTLANSTNSKSKVVGTAYATAQVNVRMGPSTQNSAMFSVRTGTKVELLEKKSNGWQEIKVNGATGWMSAQYLSTSAPATSGSNNSGSNSGSSGSGSSTAPSTASMHKKSANGPYSSAWDKLAQCESGGNWKINTGNGFYGGIQFSPESWKEVGGSGFPHQASKEEQIKRAYMLWKKQGWKAWPHCTSQLGLKGDPGGYGDDYYKVHPSAKTASSVSSAGTWTSSHSVPLRETAATSSDKLVQIPRGAQLEQLQREGSWLKVRFTQGGDTHTGWVNTSYILQA, encoded by the coding sequence GTGCCGAAGAAACTCTCGTCTGCCGTCGTCGGCACTCTGGCCGTTGGCCTGACCATGCCGCTGACCGCGAATGCCGCCGCTGCGGACACCGCGCCGCTGAACGCGATGCCGCTGCCCGCGACCGGGGTGGATGCCCCCGCGATGAACGCCTCCGGGCTGAGCACCGTCGACATCTCCGCCACCCGAAATGCCACCCAGTTCAGGTTCCCGCTGGCTCAGCGCTCCTACAGCTACACCTCCCCCTACGGTCCACGCTGCATGCCAGCTCCGGGCGCCTCGACATGGCATCTGGGGCAGGACCTCGGGGCTGCTGATGGCAGTCCGATCTACTCGGTGGCCGAGGGCACCGTGGTGCGGACCTTCAACGGCAACCGGTACAACGCCGGCTACGTCGTCATAGAGCATCGGGTGGACGGCAAGACCTTCCACAGCGCGTATTACCACATGTGGGATGCGAACTCCCACGTCAGAGTTGGTCAGAGTGTCCAGGCCGGTCAGACGATCGCTCGGATCGGCAACTCGGGCCCGTCCACCGGCCCCCACCTGCACCTGGAGATCTGGGAAGGCGCCTGGATCAACGGCACCTCGCATGATCCGACCACCTGGCTGGCTCAGCGCGGCGTCAACCTGCGCGCCGGAGCTACCACGGTGCTCAACATCTCAACACCGTCCTCCTGCGACTACTACACCTCGACCTCCACCGCGCTGCGCTCCACGGCGAGCAGCTCCGGGGCGGTCATCACGCAGCTTGGAGCTGGCACAGCGCTGACAGCGGCGCCAGGGGCCATCAGCAACTCGATGCTGCGGGTGACGGCCAACGGCCGCACCGGCTGGGTGGCGCACTCGGCTGTGACGCCGAACCGCCCCGCAGGCACCGTGCCCGCCTCGAGCGCCCCGCAGGGCACCTCGATCACCCCCACCAAGTACCGGACCACCGCCTCGCTGAACGCCCGCAGCGGACCCGGAACCAACTACGCCGTCCAGCAGGGCCTGGCGTCAGGGACCGAGGTCACTGTCATCGCCACCCACGGCAGCTGGCTGAAGTTCAGCCGCAACGGCCAGACAGTCTGGTCCCACAGCGACTTCATGACGAAGGTGGCGACAACCCCGACGACGCCGACCACGGCGGCCAGCGGCACCTATAAGGTCCAGGCCGGTGTGAGTCTGCGGGCGCGCAGCGGCCCAGGCACCTCGAACTCGATCGTGAAGGTTCTCGACCCCGGCACCACCGTGAGCGTGACCGGGAAGAACGGTGACTGGTTCAGCTACCGCGATGGATCTCGGACGCTGTGGCTGCAGGGCAGCTTCCTGGAACAGGTGATGACGACTCCGACGACGCCGACCACGGCGGCCAGCGGCACCTATAAGGTCCAGGCCGGGGTGAGTCTGCGGGCGCGCAGCGGTCCAGGCACCTCGAACTCGATCGTGAAGGTGCTCGACCCGGGCACCACGGTGAGCGTGACCGGGAGGAACGGTGAGTGGTTCAGCTACCGCGACGGATCTCGGACCCTGTGGCTGCAGGCCACCTGGTTGGACCAGGTCACCACCCCGACGACGGCGGCCAGCGGCACCTATCAGGTCCAGTCCGGGGTGAGCCTGCGGGCGCGCAGCGGCCCAGGGACCTCCAATTCTATTGTGAAGGTGCTCAACCCGGGCACCACGGTGAGCGTGACCGGGAGGAACGGTGAGTGGTTCAGCTACCGCGACGGATCCCGGACCCTGTGGCTGCAGGCCACCTGGTTGGACCAGGTCAGCGCGTCGTCGGGCAGCTCGTCGAACACCGGGTCGACCACGGCGGCCAGCGGCACCTATAAGGTCCAGTCCGGGGTGAGTCTGCGGGCGCGCAGCGGTCCAGGCACCTCGAACTCGATCGTGAAGGTGCTCAACCCGGGCACCACGGTGAGTGTGACCGGGAGGAACGGTGAGTGGTTCAGCTACCGCGACGGATCCCGGACGCTGTGGCTGCAGGCCACCTGGTTGGACCAGGTCACCACCCCGACGACGGCGGCCAGCGGCACCTATCAGGTCCAGTCCGGGGTGAGTCTGCGGGCGCGCAGCGGCCCAGGGACCTCCAATTCGATCGTGAAGGTGCTCAACCCGGGCACCACGGTGAGTGTGACCGGGAGGAACGGTGAGTGGTTCAGCTACCGCGACGGATCCCGGACCCTGTGGCTGCAGGCCACCTGGCTGGACCGGGTCACCACCTCGACCGGTGCCGGTTCGGGCACCGAGACGATCCCCGGTGGCCCAGAGTCCTCCAGCTCCACGCCCACCACGAGCAGCGGCCAGTACACCGTGAAGAGTGGAGTGAACCTCAACGCGCGCACGGGAGCGAGCACCTCAAGCTCCAGCGCCAAGGTGCTTGCACCCGGCACAAGGATCTCCATCACCGGTGAGCAGAACGAATGGGTCAGCTTCAAGGACGGGTCACGGACCCTCTGGGTGCATTCTGGATACCTGGACCAGGCATCGGCTAACCAGGACGCCGAGCGCACCAGCGCCGCCAGCGGCGCATACCGGGTCAAGAACGGCGTGAGCCTGCGCGCACGCAGCGGCGCCAGCACCTCGAGCTCGATCGTGAAGGTTCTGAATCCGGGCACCACCGTGGAGATCACGGGAAAGAACGGAGCGTGGTTCAGCTACAAGGACGGCTCACAGACGCTGTGGGTGCAGGCAAGCTTCCTTGATCAGGTCACAGGTTCCACCGGCAACGGCTCCTCCTCCAACACGGGCTCAAACGCGGGCTCGAACACCGGGTCCTCCTCGACCAGCGCGGCCAGTGGCACGTTCCAGGTCAAGTCCGGTGTGAACCTCAACGCTCGGACCGGCGCATCGGCGACCAGCTCCAGCGCGAAGGTGCTGGCCCCGGGGACGAAGATCTCCATCACTGGCAAGCAGGGCGACTGGGTCAGCTATAAGGATGGCTCCCGGACGCTGTGGGTGCACTCGGGCTACCTGACCCAGGCGTCGGGATCCAGCTCGAACGGTTCCGGCAGCGGCTCCTCCTCGAACACGGGCTCGAACACCGGGTCCTCCTCGACCAGCGCGGCCAGTGGCACGTTCCAGGTCAAGTCCGGTGTGAACCTCAACGCTCGGACCGGCGCCTCGGCGACCAGCTCCAGCGTGAAGGTGCTGGCCCCGGGCACGAGGATCTCCATCACCGGCAAGCAGGGCGACTGGGTCAGCTATAAGGATGGCTCCCGGACGCTGTGGGTGCACTCGGACTATCTGACCCAGGCGTCGGGATCCAGCTCGAACGGTTCCGGCAACGGCTCCTCCAACACGGGGTCGAACTCCGGGTCCTCCTCGAACACGGGGTCGAACTCAGGGTCCTCTTCAGGGTCCACGGGTTCGACCACCTCGGCGAGCGGGAAGTACCACGTCAAGAACAACGTCTACCTGAACGCGCGCAGCGGCCCCGCCACCTCGCACCCGATCGTGTTGAACCTCAACCCCAAGCGGGAGTTCGAGATCACCGGTCGCAGCGGCAACTGGGTGAGCTTCGTGTTCAGCGGCAAGACCGTCTGGGTGGACTCCACCTACATCAACTCCGGTCCCGCCAGCAGCTCCGGGTCCAGCAGCTCCGGGTCCAGCAGCTCCGGGTCCAGCAACAGCGGATCCAGCAGCTCCACCCCCACCCTGGCCAACTCGACGAACAGCAAAAGCAAGGTCGTCGGAACCGCCTACGCCACGGCCCAGGTCAACGTCCGGATGGGCCCGAGCACACAGAACAGCGCGATGTTCTCCGTGCGCACCGGCACCAAGGTCGAGCTGCTTGAGAAGAAGTCCAACGGCTGGCAGGAGATCAAGGTCAACGGCGCCACCGGCTGGATGTCGGCGCAGTACCTCTCCACCTCCGCCCCGGCGACCTCCGGCTCGAACAACTCCGGTTCGAATTCCGGGTCCTCCGGCAGCGGCTCCTCCACCGCTCCGTCGACCGCGAGCATGCACAAGAAGAGCGCCAACGGACCGTACAGCTCGGCCTGGGACAAGCTGGCCCAGTGCGAATCCGGTGGGAACTGGAAGATCAACACCGGCAACGGCTTCTACGGCGGCATCCAGTTCAGCCCCGAGTCCTGGAAAGAGGTGGGCGGCTCCGGCTTCCCGCACCAGGCGAGCAAGGAGGAGCAGATCAAACGGGCCTACATGCTCTGGAAGAAGCAGGGCTGGAAGGCCTGGCCCCACTGCACCTCCCAGCTGGGCCTCAAGGGCGACCCCGGTGGCTACGGGGACGACTACTACAAGGTCCACCCCAGCGCGAAGACCGCCTCATCGGTCTCCTCCGCCGGAACCTGGACCTCCTCCCACAGTGTGCCGCTGCGCGAGACCGCCGCCACTTCGAGTGACAAGCTCGTCCAGATCCCGCGCGGCGCTCAGCTCGAGCAGCTCCAGCGCGAAGGATCCTGGCTGAAGGTGCGCTTCACGCAGGGTGGGGACACCCACACCGGCTGGGTCAACACCAGCTACATCCTGCAGGCCTGA
- a CDS encoding glutathione S-transferase family protein, producing the protein MAQNSEAQPTTEPQKTAGTEHSTKGAYVTGGEFTRDTNYIEDRVVADPQAVRSAPQEEPSSIGDPRMAGLTEGGQAWPVEPDRYRLVAARACPWAHRSIIIRRLLGLEDVISLGTPGPTHDARSWTFDLDSGGVDPVLGTERLQQNYFARFPDYPRGITVPALVDIPSGGVVTNNYPQLTYDLSTQWSAHHRSGAPDLLPEDKLDEMLPVIKRIFTEVNNGVYRAGFAGSQSAYQDAYDRLFTAMDWLEDRLAGSRYLMGEHISEADVRLFTTLVRFDPVYHGHFKCNRNKLSEMPNLWAYARDLFQTPGFGDTVDFDQIKRHYYEVHEDINPTQIVPVGPDLQNWLSDHGREALGGSPFGAGTAPGPVAPSERSAGANPLYG; encoded by the coding sequence ATGGCCCAGAACAGTGAAGCTCAGCCCACCACCGAACCGCAGAAGACCGCAGGCACGGAGCACTCCACCAAGGGTGCCTACGTGACCGGCGGCGAGTTCACCCGTGACACCAACTACATCGAGGATCGCGTCGTCGCAGATCCGCAGGCGGTGCGCTCGGCTCCGCAGGAGGAGCCCTCCTCCATCGGTGATCCGCGCATGGCGGGTCTGACCGAGGGGGGACAGGCCTGGCCGGTCGAGCCCGACCGTTACCGACTCGTCGCGGCCCGCGCCTGCCCCTGGGCCCACCGCTCCATCATCATCCGCCGCCTGCTCGGCCTCGAGGACGTCATCTCACTGGGAACCCCCGGGCCGACCCACGACGCGCGGTCCTGGACCTTCGACCTGGACTCCGGCGGAGTCGACCCGGTGCTCGGCACCGAGCGGCTCCAGCAGAACTACTTCGCCCGGTTCCCGGACTACCCGCGGGGCATCACCGTCCCGGCTCTGGTGGACATCCCCTCCGGGGGTGTGGTCACCAACAACTATCCGCAGCTGACCTATGACCTCTCCACCCAGTGGAGCGCCCATCATCGGAGCGGGGCACCCGACCTGCTTCCCGAGGACAAGCTCGATGAGATGCTCCCGGTGATCAAGCGGATCTTCACCGAGGTCAACAACGGCGTCTACCGGGCGGGCTTCGCAGGCTCCCAGAGCGCCTACCAGGATGCCTACGACCGTCTCTTCACCGCGATGGACTGGCTGGAGGATCGGCTCGCCGGCAGCCGCTACCTGATGGGAGAGCACATCAGCGAGGCTGATGTGCGGCTGTTCACCACCTTGGTCCGCTTCGACCCGGTCTACCACGGACACTTCAAGTGCAATCGGAACAAGCTCTCCGAGATGCCGAACCTCTGGGCCTACGCCAGGGACCTGTTCCAGACCCCGGGCTTCGGCGACACCGTGGACTTCGACCAGATCAAACGGCACTACTACGAGGTCCACGAGGACATCAACCCCACTCAGATCGTCCCGGTGGGCCCGGACCTGCAGAACTGGCTGAGCGATCACGGGCGCGAGGCACTGGGCGGATCGCCCTTCGGCGCCGGCACGGCTCCCGGCCCGGTGGCACCCTCGGAGCGGTCGGCCGGAGCCAACCCGCTCTACGGCTGA
- the hisD gene encoding histidinol dehydrogenase, whose translation MLTLKDLRGRTIDAAAVLPRASQDISTTIETVAPILQNVRRDGVSALFEYSEKFDGVRPPSLRVPAEKLREAAEQLQPEVRAALQELILRARQVHDAQLPESSKVSPGPDARVLNRWVPIRRVGLYVPGGQAVYPSSVVMNVVPAQVAGVSSLAIASPPQADFGGLPHPSILGAAHLLGIEEVYAVGGAQAVAMFAYGAKDEAGQQVCPPVSLITGPGNIFVATAKRAVQGVVGIDSEAGPTEIMVLADEEAPAELIAADLISQAEHDALAAAVLVTPSMSLAEAVLTQVEQQAQETRHVDRVKQALSGTQSAVLVVDTMDQGVEIANAYGAEHLELMTRDDAGIVERIHNAGAVFVGAHTPVSLGDYCAGSNHVLPTGGASAYSSGLNASSFLRSQQVIHYGREGLRAVADHVSALAQTEGLPAHGDAVQARFR comes from the coding sequence ATGCTCACCCTCAAGGATCTGCGCGGGCGCACGATCGACGCCGCCGCCGTGCTGCCCCGCGCCTCGCAGGACATCTCGACCACCATCGAGACCGTGGCCCCGATCCTTCAGAACGTGCGGCGCGATGGCGTCTCCGCCCTGTTCGAATACTCCGAGAAGTTCGACGGCGTGCGTCCGCCCTCGCTGCGGGTCCCGGCGGAGAAGCTCCGGGAGGCGGCCGAGCAGCTGCAGCCCGAGGTCCGCGCCGCACTTCAGGAGCTGATCCTGCGTGCCAGGCAGGTCCATGACGCGCAGCTCCCCGAATCCTCCAAGGTCTCCCCCGGACCGGACGCCCGGGTGCTCAACCGCTGGGTCCCGATCCGCCGGGTGGGGCTCTACGTGCCCGGTGGCCAGGCGGTCTATCCCTCCTCGGTGGTGATGAACGTGGTTCCGGCGCAGGTGGCAGGGGTCAGCTCGCTGGCCATCGCGTCTCCGCCGCAGGCCGACTTCGGCGGGCTGCCGCACCCGAGCATCCTCGGCGCCGCGCACCTGCTGGGGATCGAGGAGGTCTACGCGGTCGGCGGCGCGCAGGCGGTGGCGATGTTCGCCTATGGCGCCAAGGACGAGGCTGGCCAGCAGGTGTGCCCGCCGGTCTCGCTGATCACCGGGCCCGGGAACATCTTCGTGGCCACCGCCAAGCGCGCGGTCCAGGGGGTGGTGGGCATCGACTCCGAGGCCGGACCCACCGAGATCATGGTGCTCGCTGACGAGGAGGCTCCCGCGGAGCTGATCGCGGCGGATCTGATCTCCCAGGCCGAGCACGACGCACTGGCGGCAGCGGTGCTCGTGACCCCTTCGATGTCATTGGCCGAGGCCGTGTTGACCCAGGTCGAGCAGCAGGCGCAGGAGACTCGGCATGTGGACCGGGTGAAGCAGGCGCTGAGCGGCACCCAGTCTGCGGTGCTCGTGGTGGACACCATGGACCAGGGCGTGGAGATCGCCAATGCCTACGGCGCGGAGCACCTGGAGCTGATGACGCGCGATGATGCCGGAATCGTGGAGCGGATCCACAATGCCGGGGCGGTGTTCGTCGGGGCCCACACCCCGGTGTCTCTGGGCGACTACTGCGCCGGATCGAACCATGTGCTGCCCACCGGGGGCGCCAGCGCTTACTCCTCGGGGCTCAACGCCTCCAGCTTCCTGCGCTCCCAGCAGGTCATCCACTATGGACGTGAAGGACTGCGCGCGGTGGCAGACCACGTCTCGGCCTTGGCGCAGACCGAAGGCCTCCCAGCACACGGCGACGCCGTGCAGGCCCGCTTCCGCTGA
- a CDS encoding MBL fold metallo-hydrolase, whose translation MSQASLVHSITCENPSPMTLQGTNTYVLGGDQARQLIIIDPGPADHPDHLDRVRAVVGDREVAQILLTHRHADHSGAAASFGAAFAAPVRGHGPQQCIDAPGRPAAALTDGEVLELAQLRLSVLHTPGHTSDSVCFWLQGAAEGAEQAMFTGDTILGEGTTMLDHPDGTLTDFLHSLQRLEQYVHARLLPAHGPAQPSVAAAARRYLTHRQERLDQVRSLLDDAAQRGVALDAAALGRLIYGERAGLPAGITTKIAAAQLKHLEHLGER comes from the coding sequence ATGTCACAGGCCAGCCTGGTGCACTCGATCACCTGCGAGAACCCCTCCCCGATGACGCTTCAGGGGACCAACACCTACGTCCTGGGCGGCGATCAGGCGCGGCAGCTGATCATCATCGATCCCGGGCCGGCCGACCATCCGGATCACCTGGATCGCGTGCGCGCCGTCGTCGGCGACCGTGAGGTGGCGCAGATCCTGCTCACCCACCGTCATGCCGACCACTCCGGGGCGGCTGCGAGCTTCGGTGCGGCCTTCGCGGCGCCGGTGCGCGGACACGGCCCGCAGCAGTGCATCGATGCGCCCGGCCGGCCCGCCGCGGCGCTGACCGACGGTGAGGTGCTCGAGCTCGCTCAGCTCCGGCTCAGCGTGCTGCACACCCCGGGACACACCTCGGATTCGGTCTGCTTCTGGCTCCAGGGCGCTGCGGAAGGTGCTGAACAGGCCATGTTCACCGGGGACACCATCCTGGGCGAAGGCACCACGATGCTGGATCACCCTGACGGGACACTGACCGACTTCCTGCACAGCCTTCAACGCCTGGAACAGTACGTCCACGCGCGGCTCCTGCCGGCCCACGGGCCGGCCCAGCCCAGTGTCGCCGCTGCGGCGCGGCGCTATCTCACCCACCGCCAGGAACGCCTGGACCAGGTGCGCTCCCTCTTGGACGACGCGGCGCAGCGGGGAGTCGCTTTGGACGCGGCGGCGCTGGGCAGGCTGATCTACGGCGAGCGGGCGGGGCTGCCGGCAGGGATCACCACCAAGATCGCTGCCGCGCAGCTGAAGCATCTGGAACACCTCGGCGAGCGGTGA
- a CDS encoding SDR family NAD(P)-dependent oxidoreductase codes for MSNHTAVITGSTAGLGAAFARQLAAQGYDLVLVARDGKRLRMQAESMASQYGVKTSVIVADLVTDDGVAAVQERLADRTHPVHLLVNNAGHGLATDFIDSDLQAERDLLRLHVQTTMELSHTAANAMARRRGGRIINVASVAGYTPTGTYSAAKSWVINFSKGLHSQLRSRGVTVTALVPGLVRTEFHQRSGITIKSAKRWMWLDADDVVRQALTANAQGAATCVPARSYQVLTAGLRFMPDSMVQWAVDKRTGSPDEDAAEQRVGADAAVAEYGGGDGTAEPTTEAINTVDAYKSAKAKSSAKASAARAARPPED; via the coding sequence ATGAGCAACCACACGGCCGTCATCACCGGTTCCACCGCCGGCCTGGGCGCAGCATTTGCTCGCCAGCTGGCCGCCCAGGGCTACGACCTCGTCCTGGTGGCCCGCGATGGGAAGCGCCTGCGAATGCAGGCGGAATCCATGGCTTCCCAATACGGGGTGAAGACCTCGGTCATCGTTGCCGACCTGGTCACCGACGATGGCGTGGCCGCGGTCCAGGAGCGACTCGCCGATCGCACCCACCCGGTGCACCTGTTGGTGAACAACGCCGGGCACGGGCTGGCCACAGATTTCATCGACTCGGATCTCCAGGCCGAGCGCGACCTGCTGCGACTTCATGTTCAGACCACCATGGAGCTCTCCCACACCGCCGCGAACGCGATGGCACGCCGTCGTGGCGGGCGGATCATCAATGTGGCCTCCGTGGCGGGGTACACCCCCACCGGGACCTACTCGGCGGCGAAGTCCTGGGTGATCAACTTCTCCAAGGGGCTGCACTCTCAGCTGCGCTCTCGCGGGGTGACGGTGACCGCCCTGGTCCCCGGGCTGGTGCGCACCGAGTTTCATCAGCGCTCTGGCATCACGATCAAATCGGCGAAGCGCTGGATGTGGCTGGACGCCGACGACGTCGTGCGCCAGGCCCTGACGGCCAACGCCCAGGGCGCGGCGACCTGCGTGCCGGCGCGCAGCTACCAGGTGCTCACCGCCGGGCTGCGCTTCATGCCTGATTCGATGGTGCAGTGGGCCGTGGACAAGCGCACCGGCTCCCCGGATGAGGACGCTGCGGAGCAGCGCGTCGGCGCGGACGCGGCAGTGGCGGAGTACGGCGGCGGCGACGGCACCGCGGAACCCACCACCGAGGCGATCAACACCGTGGACGCCTATAAGTCGGCCAAGGCGAAGAGCTCCGCCAAGGCCAGCGCAGCCCGGGCGGCACGTCCGCCGGAGGACTGA
- a CDS encoding mechanosensitive ion channel family protein, which translates to MDSSPSSPAFTAADTTDVTPEEPTPTEGVGDVVEESVPEGLESLIVEQGPFFGIITGLVIALLVALVVTVMSSMLLKQIFRHHDGVKQAVNRTRTPLFITLVLIGAWFTLNITLSAATWFQPVSFVLLVAVVIGLAWWALRIVRIVEAMIYSRYIGYSEGELDVEDRRGRRLATQVSLIRRILTAVIITLAVAAILLMIPQVRALGAGLLASAGVASVVVGLAMQSVLTNVFAGIQLAFTDSIRAGDVVVVEGNFGTVEDITLTAVVIKSWDERRFIYPSSYFVATPFENWTRVGTDILGTVELDVDWRVPMDPLRARLKRLLDSAELWDGRDYSLQVTDAVGGMVKARVVVSARNSGELWDLRCLIREDLVNYLRAEHPYAVFTQRMLLTNEEALARSSDPVRTGQVGVVDSGADSQPVTQAGEGASVFTGSIAAVQRNREFSGPGADAYRERLERQEERQDGQELDADGTAYPEDVAATQAIQVPEGEAARAEATQTREVSASQDATEETFGAAAKRRPGTPPRPGSQR; encoded by the coding sequence ATGGATTCTTCACCGAGCTCACCTGCCTTCACCGCGGCAGACACCACGGACGTCACCCCGGAGGAGCCGACCCCCACCGAGGGGGTCGGTGACGTCGTCGAAGAGAGCGTCCCGGAGGGACTGGAGTCCCTGATCGTCGAGCAGGGCCCCTTCTTCGGGATCATCACCGGCCTGGTCATCGCGCTGCTGGTCGCCCTGGTGGTCACGGTGATGTCCTCGATGCTGCTCAAGCAGATCTTCCGGCACCACGACGGGGTCAAGCAGGCGGTGAACCGCACCCGGACCCCGCTGTTCATCACGCTGGTGCTCATCGGCGCCTGGTTCACGCTGAACATCACGCTCAGCGCCGCCACCTGGTTCCAGCCGGTCTCCTTCGTGCTGCTGGTCGCCGTGGTGATCGGTCTCGCCTGGTGGGCGCTGCGGATCGTGCGCATCGTCGAGGCGATGATCTACTCCCGGTACATCGGCTACTCCGAGGGGGAGCTGGACGTGGAGGACCGGCGCGGGCGCCGCCTGGCCACCCAGGTCTCGCTGATCCGACGCATCCTCACCGCAGTCATCATCACCCTGGCCGTGGCGGCGATCCTGCTGATGATCCCGCAGGTGCGTGCGCTCGGCGCGGGGCTGCTCGCCTCCGCCGGTGTGGCCTCGGTGGTGGTGGGCCTGGCCATGCAGTCGGTGCTCACCAACGTCTTCGCCGGCATCCAGCTGGCCTTCACCGATTCCATCCGCGCCGGAGACGTCGTCGTGGTCGAGGGCAACTTCGGCACGGTGGAGGACATCACGCTGACCGCCGTGGTCATCAAGTCCTGGGATGAGCGGCGCTTCATCTACCCCTCCAGCTACTTCGTGGCCACCCCGTTCGAGAACTGGACCCGGGTGGGCACCGACATCCTGGGCACCGTGGAGCTCGACGTCGACTGGCGGGTCCCAATGGACCCGCTGCGCGCCCGGCTGAAGCGGCTGCTGGACTCCGCCGAGCTCTGGGACGGCCGGGACTACTCGTTGCAGGTCACCGACGCGGTGGGCGGCATGGTCAAGGCCCGCGTGGTGGTCTCCGCGCGGAACTCCGGGGAGCTCTGGGATCTGCGCTGCCTGATCCGCGAGGACCTGGTGAACTACCTGCGCGCCGAACATCCGTATGCGGTGTTCACCCAGCGGATGCTGCTGACCAACGAAGAAGCCCTGGCGCGGTCCTCGGACCCGGTGCGCACCGGCCAGGTCGGCGTGGTGGACTCCGGGGCCGACTCCCAGCCGGTCACCCAGGCGGGGGAGGGAGCATCGGTCTTCACCGGCTCCATCGCCGCGGTCCAGCGCAACCGCGAGTTCTCCGGCCCCGGTGCCGATGCCTACCGGGAGCGGCTGGAGCGCCAGGAGGAACGCCAGGACGGTCAGGAGCTCGACGCCGACGGCACCGCCTACCCCGAGGATGTCGCCGCCACGCAGGCGATCCAGGTGCCCGAGGGTGAAGCAGCGCGGGCAGAGGCCACGCAGACGCGCGAGGTCTCAGCCAGTCAGGACGCCACTGAGGAGACCTTCGGGGCCGCCGCCAAGCGTCGTCCTGGTACGCCGCCGCGCCCGGGTTCCCAGCGCTGA